The genomic segment AGCAGTCCGTCGATGCCGCCCAGGTCGATAAATACACCGTAATCGGTGATGTTCTTCACAACGCCGCGCACGTCGGCGCCTTCTTCGAGAACCTCCAGCGTCAACGCCTTCTTACGCGCCTGTTCGTTTTCCAGAACGATCTTGCGTGAAAGAACAATATTGCCACGCTTGCGGTTGAGTTTGATCACGCGGCACTCGATGTCTTTTCCCCGGAGGGAATCGAGATTCTTAACGGGCCGGACATCGATCTGCGAGCCGGGCAGAAAGGCGCGGATGCCGATGTCGACCGAAAGGCCGCCTTTGATTCTTTCGATGACACGTCCGCGAATGATGCTGTTGTCGTTGTAGGCCTTCTCGACCTCTTCCCAAACCTTGACTTTTTCGGCCTTTTCCTTTGAAAGGACGACATGGCCGTCGCCGTCATCTGTATCTTCGAGCAGAACGTCGATGAGATCTCCGACGCTGATCATGACGTGGCCGGATGGATCGGTAAATTGGGCAACCGGAATAACACCTTCGGATTTGTATCCGATATCGACCACGACATCGGTGTCCGTAATTTTCAAAACCGTGCCCTTCATGACTTCGCCTTCTGCGAACTTGCGGGCGCCATATTGATCTAGAAGCTGCTCGTAATTTTCTGCCTCCTCTCCTTTTGGAACTGCAAATTGACCGGCGCCCTTGTCCTTCTCTCGGGCTCGTTGTGCCGCGGCCAATTTTCCGGGTTCATTAACCATTGTGATCGTTTCCTCCTGGACTAAATGCGGACGTGGTACGGTAACCAATTTCGGCATCCATTGCAACGGGTAGCGGCTGGTACGTGACACGAGATGTCCCTGTGAGTCAGCGGCTTACGTGAGCGGCTGCGAACGGAAGCTCGGCAGCGCGCAGCCAGTGATAAATGGATGGGAGTACTATAGTCAATGGGTTGAGTGAAATCAAACGGGAAAAATGTATAATGAAGGGTCACTAATGGAGGTTCGATGAAAGCAAACATACATCCGAACTATGTTGAAACGGTCGTGAAGTGCGCCTGCGGCGAAACTTTCAAGACGCGTTCGACCCAGCCGGAGATCCACCTCGAAATCTGCTCGAAATGCCATCCGTTCTTTACCGGCAAGCAGAAACTGGTCGATACGGCCGGACGGGTCGAAAGATTCCAGAGA from the Terriglobia bacterium genome contains:
- the rpmE gene encoding 50S ribosomal protein L31, which translates into the protein MKANIHPNYVETVVKCACGETFKTRSTQPEIHLEICSKCHPFFTGKQKLVDTAGRVERFQRKYRKTS